The following proteins are encoded in a genomic region of Haloarcula salinisoli:
- the nasA gene encoding assimilatory nitrate reductase NasA: MTQWKPTTCMRCAVGCGQQQRGVDEGYGVDKVRGDYDHPATGGLACERGIRETENPDGEWLTEPLVRRGDTLRPASWETALGIVAAEFIGTVADDPDSLAILGSGQQTNEAAYALGKVARGGIGTTYYDANTTLCMASAVTAYYDVFGSDAPPCTYDDIPEAETHLVWGANPAAAHPVLYRWILDSAVESDSRLVVVDPVESETAEDADTLVQPDPGTDLALSRAVLARLVETDRIDHEFVDAYTDGFEALVDSLPPVDDAAATAGVSPETVEDLAAAFESPTLLYWGMGVNQSTHGTDAARTLIDCCLATGNMGPGTGPFSLTGQANSMGVRVCSSKGTLPGQRAFDDAAARAEVAETWEVPLSRLPETTGPGPVGIVDQINRGHIDAVWTVATNPVAGMPDATTVARALDDVFLVVQDAFRSETVEHADVVLPAATWGETEGTTTNMERRVSRVTAVSDVTDGVRPDLDIIAAVGNRIESGLFDDPPLSPESVFDEFASLTAGTVADLSGITYDRLDRELAVRWPAPDESSEGGYRYYDGANESWSFPTETGNAQFATASFDGVPEPTDAAYPLTLTTGRRPDAYNTGVRSREATSEVPTARIHPETAGQFVHLLDRGRTILESRRASVPVDLAPDDGVPTDAIWMDVHHPAVNELTLPMVDPDSSEPNYKQCAVRLASPDTSSTVTRSGLSHTRSSSTD; encoded by the coding sequence ATGACACAATGGAAACCGACGACGTGTATGCGGTGTGCCGTCGGCTGTGGCCAGCAACAGCGGGGCGTCGACGAGGGGTACGGCGTCGACAAGGTCCGGGGTGACTACGACCACCCGGCGACGGGAGGACTCGCCTGCGAGCGCGGCATCCGGGAGACCGAAAACCCCGACGGCGAGTGGCTCACGGAGCCGCTGGTCCGCCGCGGCGACACGCTCAGACCCGCCTCGTGGGAGACGGCGCTGGGTATCGTCGCCGCGGAGTTCATCGGGACCGTCGCCGACGACCCCGATTCGCTGGCCATCCTCGGGAGCGGCCAGCAGACCAACGAGGCCGCCTATGCGCTCGGCAAGGTCGCCCGCGGTGGTATCGGGACGACCTACTACGATGCGAACACGACGCTGTGTATGGCGTCGGCGGTGACGGCATACTACGACGTCTTCGGGAGCGACGCGCCGCCGTGTACCTACGACGATATCCCCGAGGCCGAGACCCACCTGGTGTGGGGGGCGAACCCTGCGGCGGCCCATCCGGTCCTCTATCGATGGATTCTGGATAGCGCCGTCGAGTCGGACAGCCGGCTCGTCGTGGTCGACCCGGTCGAATCCGAGACCGCCGAGGACGCCGACACGCTCGTCCAGCCCGACCCCGGAACGGACCTGGCGCTTTCGCGTGCCGTCCTCGCGCGGCTGGTCGAGACCGACCGCATCGACCACGAGTTCGTCGACGCCTACACCGACGGCTTCGAGGCGCTCGTCGACTCGCTCCCCCCCGTCGACGACGCCGCGGCCACCGCCGGGGTCTCCCCCGAGACCGTCGAGGACCTCGCCGCCGCCTTCGAGTCACCGACACTGCTGTACTGGGGGATGGGCGTCAACCAGAGCACCCACGGCACCGACGCCGCCCGCACGCTCATCGACTGCTGTCTGGCGACGGGCAACATGGGGCCGGGCACGGGCCCGTTCTCGCTGACGGGGCAGGCCAACTCAATGGGGGTCCGGGTCTGCTCCTCGAAGGGGACGCTCCCCGGCCAGCGGGCCTTCGACGACGCGGCCGCCCGGGCCGAGGTCGCCGAGACGTGGGAGGTTCCCCTGTCGAGGCTCCCCGAAACTACAGGTCCGGGGCCGGTCGGTATCGTCGACCAAATAAACCGGGGCCACATCGACGCCGTCTGGACGGTCGCGACGAACCCCGTCGCCGGGATGCCCGACGCCACGACCGTCGCCCGCGCGCTCGACGACGTGTTCCTCGTCGTCCAGGACGCCTTCCGCTCGGAGACCGTCGAACACGCCGACGTGGTGTTGCCGGCGGCGACGTGGGGCGAGACCGAGGGGACGACGACGAACATGGAGCGGCGGGTCTCCCGCGTGACGGCGGTGAGTGACGTCACCGACGGCGTCCGTCCGGACCTCGACATCATCGCCGCGGTCGGCAACCGCATCGAGTCCGGCCTCTTCGACGACCCGCCCCTTTCCCCCGAGTCGGTGTTCGACGAGTTCGCTTCACTCACCGCGGGGACGGTCGCCGATCTCTCGGGTATCACGTACGACCGCCTTGACCGGGAGCTGGCCGTCCGCTGGCCCGCCCCGGACGAGTCCTCGGAGGGCGGCTATCGGTACTACGACGGCGCGAACGAGTCGTGGTCGTTCCCCACTGAGACCGGGAACGCCCAGTTCGCAACGGCCTCCTTCGATGGCGTGCCCGAACCGACCGACGCGGCCTATCCGCTGACCCTGACGACCGGCCGCCGGCCGGACGCGTACAACACCGGCGTCCGCAGCCGCGAGGCGACCAGCGAGGTGCCGACCGCGCGGATTCACCCCGAGACCGCCGGCCAGTTCGTCCACCTGCTCGACCGCGGTCGCACTATCCTCGAATCCCGGCGCGCGAGCGTACCCGTCGACCTCGCACCCGACGACGGCGTCCCGACCGACGCGATATGGATGGACGTCCACCACCCTGCGGTCAACGAGTTGACGCTGCCGATGGTCGACCCCGACTCCAGCGAACCCAACTACAAGCAGTGTGCGGTCCGGCTGGCCTCGCCGGATACGTCCTCGACGGTGACCCGCAGCGGGCTCTCACACACCCGATCCAGCAGTACCGACTGA
- a CDS encoding MFS transporter: MVESQVRGSPRRGLVSATLGFFIGFAGVVLYGPVATEFKSAMGLSGLALGALVAAPQLTGSLLRIPFGAWVDDVGPRRPFLVLLGLSIVGMAGLALLLTVFYPGGLTMGLYPLVFLFGALSGCGIAVFSVGTTQTAYWYPKESQGTVLAVYAGLGNSSPALFTLALPIALGALGLTTAYLVWFAFLVVGTVAYAVTAVDPPSFQLRAEGLDPETSEARAREHGQELFPGGDAFASVRDAASIRQTWVLVALFFTSFGGFLALTVWLPSYWVSIHGVDVQSAGVVTAVAFTLLAALIRIPGGVLSDRIGGEVTAVGSFLLVAVAAATLVVTRHYTVALGATVAIAVGMGVANAAVFQLVPAYVPEAVGGASGLVGGLGAFGGFVVPPVLGVFVDVYGTSGYATGFAVFVALAVVSVALSERLYRRQPTTGPDAVPADD; this comes from the coding sequence ATGGTCGAGTCACAGGTTCGCGGGAGCCCGCGCCGGGGGCTGGTGTCGGCGACGCTGGGCTTTTTCATCGGGTTCGCGGGCGTCGTGCTCTACGGACCCGTCGCGACCGAGTTCAAATCGGCGATGGGCCTCTCCGGGCTGGCACTTGGCGCCCTCGTCGCCGCACCGCAGTTGACCGGGTCGCTGTTGCGCATCCCCTTCGGGGCGTGGGTCGACGATGTCGGCCCGCGCCGGCCGTTTCTGGTCTTGCTGGGCCTCTCCATCGTGGGGATGGCCGGGCTCGCGCTGCTCCTGACTGTCTTCTACCCCGGCGGGCTGACGATGGGGCTGTACCCGCTCGTCTTCCTCTTTGGCGCGCTCTCGGGCTGTGGCATCGCCGTCTTCTCGGTCGGGACGACCCAGACCGCCTACTGGTACCCAAAGGAGAGCCAGGGGACCGTCCTCGCGGTGTACGCGGGTCTGGGCAACAGCTCGCCGGCGCTGTTTACGCTCGCGCTCCCTATCGCGCTGGGTGCGCTCGGGCTCACGACCGCGTATCTCGTCTGGTTCGCCTTCCTCGTGGTCGGGACGGTCGCCTACGCGGTCACCGCGGTCGACCCGCCCTCGTTCCAGCTGCGCGCCGAGGGGCTCGACCCCGAGACGAGCGAGGCCCGTGCGCGCGAGCACGGCCAGGAGCTGTTCCCCGGCGGCGACGCCTTCGCCTCCGTCCGTGACGCCGCGAGCATCCGTCAGACCTGGGTGCTCGTCGCGCTGTTTTTCACGTCTTTCGGCGGCTTTCTCGCCCTCACGGTGTGGCTCCCCTCCTACTGGGTCAGTATCCACGGGGTAGACGTCCAGTCGGCCGGGGTGGTGACCGCCGTGGCCTTCACGCTGCTCGCGGCGCTCATCCGGATTCCGGGTGGCGTCCTGAGCGACCGTATCGGTGGCGAGGTGACGGCGGTCGGCAGCTTCCTCCTCGTGGCCGTCGCGGCGGCCACGCTCGTCGTGACCCGGCACTACACCGTCGCGCTCGGTGCGACAGTCGCCATCGCCGTCGGGATGGGCGTCGCCAACGCGGCCGTGTTCCAGCTCGTCCCCGCCTACGTGCCGGAGGCCGTCGGCGGGGCCTCCGGACTGGTCGGCGGGCTCGGTGCGTTCGGCGGGTTCGTCGTCCCGCCGGTGCTCGGCGTCTTCGTCGACGTCTACGGGACCAGCGGTTACGCCACGGGCTTTGCCGTCTTCGTCGCGCTGGCGGTCGTCTCGGTCGCGCTCTCCGAGCGACTCTACCGCCGGCAGCCGACGACGGGGCCCGACGCCGTCCCGGCCGACGACTAG
- a CDS encoding type II toxin-antitoxin system VapC family toxin: MLLDTSFLIDLMNGDEGAVEKAREIEADLVQQRLSSMTLFELYYGVARATDSEGERTKIETVLESKPVHPADSAIMRKAGRRSGELLNDGDAVGDGDVIIGMTAEVVDEPVLTRNVDDFERLGVDVETY, from the coding sequence GTGTTGCTCGACACTTCGTTCCTCATCGACCTGATGAACGGCGACGAGGGCGCCGTCGAGAAGGCGCGCGAGATCGAAGCCGACCTCGTCCAGCAACGGCTCTCCTCGATGACGCTCTTCGAACTGTACTATGGCGTCGCCCGGGCGACAGACTCGGAGGGGGAACGCACGAAAATCGAGACGGTCCTCGAATCGAAGCCAGTCCATCCGGCCGATTCCGCCATCATGCGCAAAGCTGGCCGTCGCTCCGGCGAGTTGCTGAACGACGGAGACGCTGTCGGGGACGGTGACGTGATTATCGGGATGACTGCCGAAGTCGTCGACGAACCGGTGCTCACACGCAACGTCGATGATTTCGAGCGCCTCGGTGTCGACGTCGAGACGTATTGA
- a CDS encoding MFS transporter — MTNKIEQLIIATVAFFWAFLMWFSTAAFSPSIGEFYNLSTGQLGLLASSAIWLAPPGRVIAGWASDRLGAHNVFAIILGYSGLVSIASAYASGFWFLTDFQVLFIERMIVASAGISFVVGIQHVAQWFEENEMGTAEGLYAGTGNVGAGVGALLLPRIYGTGFSEAFLHLGIVGVFIAIVYKVRGEPAKDIETAETAKANSGFGDTMFVWTRWAAIALMFAYMMSFGLEIAMNSWLPTYYERGFADQIAGLGFESTAAIQTAAGTFAAVQSFNASLFRPFSGYMSDLWQRKDWTPYPYLSTTQDYSPRVHWLMTALILITLTMVALTAIGVAGLLPASVLVLAFFGITVSFGTGGVFAIVPNMFPDRPGTASGFIGGISTSGGIVFPIIFASGALPSIHWGYAVVGVGIFIPLMLFYAWAMKHEDDPREHGLGSSERWLGGDDAGPAAAGGDD, encoded by the coding sequence GTGACGAATAAAATCGAGCAACTCATCATCGCGACGGTCGCCTTCTTCTGGGCGTTCCTGATGTGGTTCTCGACGGCGGCGTTCAGCCCGTCCATCGGGGAGTTCTACAACCTCTCGACCGGGCAACTGGGACTGCTTGCCAGTTCCGCCATCTGGCTCGCACCGCCGGGACGCGTCATCGCCGGCTGGGCCTCGGACCGACTCGGCGCGCACAACGTCTTCGCCATCATCCTGGGCTACTCCGGGCTCGTCAGTATCGCCTCCGCGTACGCGTCTGGGTTCTGGTTCCTCACGGACTTCCAGGTGCTGTTCATCGAGCGGATGATCGTCGCCTCCGCCGGTATCAGCTTCGTGGTCGGTATCCAGCACGTCGCACAGTGGTTCGAGGAGAACGAGATGGGGACCGCCGAGGGCCTCTACGCCGGGACCGGCAACGTCGGTGCCGGTGTCGGGGCGCTCCTGTTGCCCCGTATCTACGGCACCGGATTCTCGGAGGCGTTCCTGCATCTCGGTATCGTCGGCGTGTTCATCGCTATCGTCTACAAGGTGCGCGGTGAACCCGCGAAGGACATCGAGACCGCAGAGACCGCCAAGGCCAACTCCGGATTCGGCGATACGATGTTCGTCTGGACGCGGTGGGCTGCCATCGCGCTGATGTTTGCCTACATGATGTCGTTCGGCCTCGAAATCGCGATGAACAGCTGGCTGCCGACCTACTACGAAAGAGGGTTCGCCGACCAGATCGCGGGCCTCGGCTTCGAGAGCACGGCGGCCATCCAGACCGCAGCGGGGACCTTCGCCGCGGTCCAGTCGTTCAACGCCTCGCTGTTCCGGCCGTTCTCGGGGTATATGTCCGACCTCTGGCAGCGGAAAGACTGGACGCCGTACCCGTACCTCTCGACGACCCAGGACTACTCGCCGCGTGTCCACTGGCTGATGACCGCGCTCATCCTCATCACGCTCACGATGGTTGCACTGACCGCCATCGGCGTGGCCGGGCTGCTCCCGGCCTCGGTCCTCGTGCTCGCCTTCTTCGGCATCACGGTGAGCTTCGGGACCGGCGGTGTGTTCGCCATCGTTCCGAACATGTTCCCGGACCGACCCGGGACGGCGTCGGGCTTCATCGGTGGCATCTCGACCAGCGGAGGCATCGTCTTCCCGATCATCTTCGCCTCGGGGGCCCTGCCGAGCATCCACTGGGGCTACGCGGTGGTCGGTGTCGGGATATTCATCCCCCTGATGCTGTTCTACGCCTGGGCGATGAAACACGAGGACGACCCGCGCGAACACGGCCTCGGCTCCTCGGAGCGGTGGCTGGGCGGCGACGACGCGGGCCCTGCCGCTGCGGGAGGTGACGACTGA
- a CDS encoding HVO_0234 family beta-propeller protein: MSDDDISISEKRMYGETRAETHAYVASGLGVTRVETAGGQIGRFSLANRCSARDIAGANGEIAVATEDSVLISTDDGFAETGFGPATAVGYDADGLVAAGEGRVARYDDGEWWEMGAVDDVRALAPDLVAAADGVYGLPGCAYLGLHDAAAVAGPFAATADGLYRRDAQEGTVGARENWLPVRSGAHGVVATDGSDDGRVHAADADGLYELTDRGNASPDPHWRPCDLPVRERVVDVTYGQDTYAITEDGTFLVDTADEATADGRGGWRSRSLGVPEVAGIAVA, encoded by the coding sequence ATGAGCGACGACGACATCTCGATTTCCGAGAAGCGGATGTACGGCGAGACCCGCGCGGAGACCCACGCCTACGTCGCGTCGGGGCTGGGCGTGACTCGCGTCGAGACCGCCGGTGGGCAGATTGGACGGTTCAGCCTCGCGAACCGATGTTCGGCCCGCGACATCGCCGGCGCGAACGGCGAAATCGCCGTCGCCACCGAGGACTCGGTGCTGATATCGACCGACGACGGCTTCGCAGAGACGGGGTTTGGCCCCGCGACGGCAGTGGGGTACGACGCCGACGGGCTGGTTGCCGCTGGCGAGGGACGGGTCGCCCGCTACGACGACGGCGAGTGGTGGGAGATGGGGGCCGTCGACGACGTTCGAGCCCTCGCTCCCGACCTCGTCGCGGCCGCCGACGGCGTCTACGGCCTGCCCGGCTGTGCGTATCTGGGCCTGCACGACGCCGCCGCCGTGGCCGGTCCCTTCGCCGCCACGGCGGACGGCCTCTACAGGCGTGACGCTCAGGAGGGCACCGTCGGTGCGAGGGAGAACTGGCTGCCCGTCCGCTCGGGGGCACACGGCGTCGTCGCGACTGACGGGAGTGACGACGGCCGAGTCCACGCTGCCGACGCCGACGGACTGTACGAACTGACCGACCGCGGCAACGCCAGCCCGGACCCTCATTGGCGCCCCTGTGACCTCCCGGTCCGCGAGCGGGTCGTCGACGTGACCTACGGGCAGGACACCTACGCCATCACCGAGGACGGCACCTTCCTCGTGGACACGGCCGACGAGGCGACCGCCGACGGCCGGGGGGGCTGGCGGTCCCGGTCGCTCGGTGTGCCCGAGGTCGCCGGTATCGCCGTGGCGTGA
- a CDS encoding antitoxin VapB family protein — MSKSIRLSEDAYERLAAHKRDDETFSEVVLRLAGERSLLELAGILSDEEAESLRAAVDERRDRRGGELEGIAGEIEDT, encoded by the coding sequence ATGTCGAAGAGCATCCGTCTCTCCGAGGACGCCTACGAGCGTCTCGCCGCCCACAAACGGGACGACGAAACCTTCTCCGAGGTGGTGCTTCGCCTCGCGGGCGAGCGGTCACTCCTCGAGCTCGCGGGAATCCTCAGCGACGAGGAGGCCGAGTCACTGCGGGCCGCCGTCGACGAGCGTCGGGACCGGCGCGGTGGCGAACTCGAAGGGATTGCGGGCGAGATAGAGGACACCTAG
- a CDS encoding ribose-phosphate diphosphokinase, with protein sequence MIIPGAETQAFAAALSEAADEPLGRVEYERFPDGEHVVRVPEAVAGERAVVVASTVDSDAHLQVLQLQDAAREAGANEVVTVVPYMGYARQDEAFREGEPVSSRAMARAISTGTDRVVTVNPHEPAVCDFFTVPATNVDAASVLAAPLPADLDEPLFLSPDEGAIELAETVRDAYGTGATDFFEKDRDYDSGDIQIRPSDAAVAGRDVVLVDDIIATGSTMSESVAVLNDRDAERVYVTCVHPMLASNALTKLSSAGVESVYGTDTLERVVSDVSAAPVVAREL encoded by the coding sequence ATGATTATCCCCGGCGCGGAGACACAGGCGTTTGCGGCGGCGCTCTCGGAGGCGGCCGACGAACCGCTCGGGCGGGTCGAGTACGAACGGTTCCCTGACGGGGAGCACGTCGTCCGCGTGCCCGAGGCGGTAGCGGGCGAGCGGGCGGTCGTCGTCGCCTCGACGGTCGACTCGGACGCCCACCTCCAGGTGCTCCAGTTGCAGGACGCCGCCCGCGAGGCCGGCGCCAACGAGGTCGTCACGGTCGTCCCGTACATGGGGTATGCCCGCCAGGACGAGGCGTTCCGAGAGGGCGAACCGGTCTCCTCGCGAGCGATGGCCCGTGCTATCTCGACGGGGACCGACCGCGTCGTCACCGTCAACCCCCACGAGCCCGCCGTCTGTGACTTCTTTACTGTTCCCGCGACCAACGTCGACGCCGCGTCGGTGCTCGCGGCGCCGCTCCCGGCCGACCTCGACGAGCCGCTCTTTCTCTCGCCCGACGAGGGGGCCATCGAACTGGCCGAAACGGTCAGAGACGCCTACGGGACCGGCGCGACGGACTTCTTCGAGAAAGACCGCGATTACGACAGCGGCGACATCCAGATTCGCCCCAGCGACGCCGCCGTCGCGGGGCGGGACGTGGTGCTGGTCGACGACATCATCGCGACCGGCTCGACCATGAGCGAGTCCGTCGCCGTCCTGAACGACCGCGACGCCGAGCGGGTCTACGTCACCTGCGTCCACCCGATGCTCGCGAGCAACGCGCTCACGAAGCTGTCGAGTGCGGGCGTCGAATCCGTCTACGGCACCGACACCCTGGAGCGGGTGGTCAGCGATGTCAGCGCCGCGCCGGTCGTGGCCCGGGAGCTATAG
- the cynS gene encoding cyanase, protein MTIDRNTMEPYAEVRKDMRRKVVDAKEMRELTFSDIEEATGIDKTYIASAVYDGASTTEEEAIAIAEAVGLGGEEDVIEGLQIPPMKGQEDPSIPSDPALYRFYEVPQVYGPAMKAIMHEEFGDGIMSAIDFEVSVDKEIQDGEEHVVITYDGKFLPYKKFP, encoded by the coding sequence ATGACAATCGATCGCAACACCATGGAGCCGTACGCGGAAGTTCGAAAAGATATGCGACGGAAAGTCGTCGATGCCAAAGAGATGCGCGAGCTCACCTTCTCCGACATCGAGGAGGCGACCGGCATCGACAAGACGTACATCGCCTCGGCCGTCTACGACGGCGCGAGCACGACCGAAGAGGAGGCCATCGCTATCGCCGAAGCGGTGGGGCTGGGCGGCGAGGAAGACGTCATCGAGGGGCTGCAGATTCCGCCGATGAAGGGCCAGGAGGACCCGTCGATTCCGTCCGACCCCGCCCTCTATCGGTTCTACGAGGTACCACAGGTGTACGGGCCCGCGATGAAGGCCATCATGCACGAGGAGTTCGGCGACGGCATCATGAGCGCCATCGACTTCGAGGTCAGCGTCGACAAGGAGATCCAGGACGGGGAGGAGCACGTCGTCATCACCTACGACGGCAAGTTCCTGCCGTACAAGAAGTTCCCGTAG
- a CDS encoding formate/nitrite transporter family protein — translation MYQESVTSISKAAAAQVELIEKSLPAYIVHSMMAGAYLGLIVVMTFLFGGAMYQTTFEPLRGFVMAAVFGGALSLVIVAGSELFTGNNMIMTMGMLSGRVGLPGTMKVWTWSWVGNFLGSILVGAMAWQAGVLGGAEALLGAVGGSKMSMDLVPLFLRAMLCNWLVCLAVWSNFQLENTSAKLIMIWWCLLAFIGSGYEHSIANMTILYGANVAAPGAAGVSWAGMGYNLAVVTAGNMASGILFMGAAYYYISSSYGFEWDWSMDDNVVTGAVSDD, via the coding sequence ATGTACCAGGAGAGTGTCACGTCGATCAGTAAGGCGGCCGCGGCGCAGGTAGAACTGATAGAGAAGAGTCTCCCGGCGTACATCGTCCACTCGATGATGGCCGGGGCCTATCTCGGGCTCATCGTCGTCATGACGTTCCTTTTCGGCGGCGCGATGTACCAGACGACGTTCGAACCGCTCCGTGGCTTCGTCATGGCAGCGGTATTCGGCGGGGCACTGAGCCTGGTCATCGTCGCGGGCTCCGAGCTGTTTACGGGGAACAACATGATCATGACGATGGGGATGCTCTCGGGCCGTGTCGGACTCCCCGGCACGATGAAAGTGTGGACCTGGTCCTGGGTCGGGAACTTCCTCGGCTCCATCCTCGTCGGTGCGATGGCCTGGCAGGCGGGGGTCCTCGGCGGCGCCGAGGCGCTGCTGGGTGCCGTCGGCGGCTCGAAGATGTCCATGGACCTCGTCCCACTCTTCCTGCGGGCGATGCTCTGTAACTGGCTCGTCTGTCTCGCCGTCTGGAGCAACTTCCAGCTGGAGAACACCTCGGCGAAGCTCATCATGATATGGTGGTGCCTGCTCGCGTTCATCGGCTCGGGCTACGAGCACAGTATCGCCAACATGACCATCCTCTACGGAGCGAACGTCGCCGCTCCCGGCGCCGCTGGGGTCTCCTGGGCCGGCATGGGGTACAACCTCGCCGTCGTCACCGCCGGGAACATGGCCAGCGGTATCCTGTTCATGGGCGCGGCGTACTACTACATCTCCTCCTCGTACGGCTTCGAGTGGGACTGGAGTATGGACGACAACGTCGTCACCGGCGCCGTCAGCGACGACTGA
- the hemL gene encoding glutamate-1-semialdehyde 2,1-aminomutase: MNHEQSRDLYDRALSVMPGGVNSSVRAIRPYPFFVQKGDGGHVVDADGNRYIDYVMGYGPLLLGHDMPESVQSAVQQSAAEGPMYGAPTEVEVELAEFVARHVPSVEMTRFVNSGTEATVSAVRLARGYTGRDKIVVMQSGYHGAQESTLVEGEGDHTAPSSPGIPESFAEHTLTIPFNDREAAREVFAEHGDDIAAVLTEPILGNYGIVHPVEGFHETLEELCDDNGSLLIFDEVITGFRVGGLQCAQGKFDIDPDITTFGKIVGGGFPVGAIGGKSEIIEQFTPAGDVFQSGTFSGHPVTMAAGLETLRYAAENDVYSHVNGLAEQLRGGLQDILEDQAPEYTVVGTDSMFKVIFTRNAPDTFEDHCEAGCTQRTECSRYDHCPKNGHDVKRAETDRWERLFWPAMKEQGIFLTANQFESQFVCDAHTDEDIEETLEAYKTAI; this comes from the coding sequence ATGAACCACGAGCAGTCACGCGACCTGTACGACCGGGCGCTCTCCGTGATGCCGGGCGGCGTCAACTCATCGGTGCGGGCCATCCGTCCCTATCCGTTCTTCGTGCAGAAGGGCGACGGCGGCCACGTCGTCGACGCCGACGGCAACCGTTACATCGACTACGTGATGGGGTATGGCCCGCTGTTGCTGGGCCACGATATGCCCGAGTCGGTCCAGTCCGCCGTCCAGCAAAGCGCCGCCGAAGGCCCGATGTACGGCGCCCCGACCGAAGTCGAGGTCGAACTCGCCGAGTTCGTCGCCCGCCACGTCCCTAGCGTCGAGATGACCCGCTTCGTCAACTCCGGGACCGAGGCGACCGTCTCGGCGGTCCGCCTGGCCCGTGGCTACACCGGCCGCGACAAGATCGTCGTCATGCAGAGCGGCTACCACGGGGCCCAGGAGTCCACGCTCGTCGAGGGCGAGGGCGACCACACTGCGCCCTCCAGTCCGGGTATCCCCGAGAGCTTCGCCGAGCACACCCTGACGATTCCGTTCAACGACCGCGAGGCCGCCCGCGAGGTGTTTGCCGAACACGGCGACGACATCGCGGCCGTCCTCACGGAGCCCATTCTGGGTAACTACGGTATCGTCCACCCCGTCGAGGGCTTCCACGAGACCCTCGAAGAGCTGTGTGACGACAACGGCTCCCTGCTCATCTTCGACGAGGTCATCACCGGCTTCCGCGTCGGCGGCCTCCAGTGTGCCCAGGGGAAGTTCGACATCGACCCCGACATCACCACCTTCGGGAAGATCGTCGGCGGCGGCTTCCCGGTCGGCGCTATCGGCGGCAAGAGCGAGATAATCGAGCAGTTCACGCCCGCCGGCGACGTCTTCCAGTCGGGCACCTTCTCCGGCCACCCGGTCACGATGGCCGCCGGCCTTGAGACCCTTCGCTACGCCGCCGAGAACGACGTGTACAGTCACGTCAACGGCCTGGCCGAGCAGCTCCGAGGCGGCCTGCAGGACATCCTCGAGGACCAGGCTCCCGAGTACACCGTGGTCGGGACCGACTCGATGTTCAAGGTCATCTTCACCAGAAACGCGCCGGACACCTTCGAGGACCACTGCGAGGCCGGCTGCACCCAGCGGACGGAGTGTTCCCGGTACGACCACTGCCCGAAGAACGGCCACGACGTCAAGCGAGCGGAGACCGACCGCTGGGAGCGGCTGTTCTGGCCCGCGATGAAAGAGCAGGGTATCTTCCTCACCGCCAATCAGTTCGAGTCCCAGTTCGTCTGTGACGCCCACACCGACGAGGACATCGAGGAGACGTTAGAGGCCTACAAGACGGCGATATGA